From Geomonas agri, one genomic window encodes:
- a CDS encoding choice-of-anchor D domain-containing protein, which yields MRRPLTAFCSLVVISLLATLSPLSVYAQPPADKVPVAQGPLKRINPYFSTQATLYSDDSVLHRADINGPPKPPPGYYVRAASSLPAPMPAAGTNSLAAVPAFRWVFGCSAVSGSMIAGYYDRTGYPNMYTGPTGSGVIPLAEDPGWGRWTDAIGDEYPNNPLIASHMGVDGRTTRGSIDDYWISYLSNRSDPYVSSWTEHSWGDSVGDYMKTSQSAYNNVDGSTSFYYINSATPLTCAAMEVYHEADLDGTYGRKLFYEARGYTVTDCYTQMTDNAHAGGFSFAQYKAEIDAGRPVLLNLKGHSIVGVGYEDPNTVHLHDTWDNSSHSMTWGGSYSGMALWGVSIVNLASTTGTPNISVSPSSYDFFTRNLNTTTAQTFTVSNTGTGPLTVGTVSLSGAADFKIATDNCSGVTVSPAANCTVQVTFTPTAVGPLSAILTIPSDDPNGTVNVSISGSGANLLPDLYGAWSKVAKTQKRGSYTVSGTLTTFNSGTASASNITVKVYLSMNDTLSNDDTLIGTYRINSIVAGANKAISIRYATGTTNPGNHYLIGVIDPANAITEISESNNTATVIIP from the coding sequence ATGAGAAGACCGTTAACAGCCTTCTGCTCTTTGGTAGTGATCTCGCTCCTTGCCACCCTCTCCCCTCTGTCCGTCTACGCCCAGCCTCCCGCGGACAAGGTCCCCGTAGCGCAAGGCCCCTTGAAACGGATCAATCCCTACTTCAGCACTCAGGCCACCCTCTACAGCGACGACAGCGTGCTGCATCGGGCCGACATAAACGGCCCTCCGAAACCTCCCCCAGGCTATTACGTTCGCGCAGCGAGTTCCCTACCAGCACCCATGCCGGCTGCGGGGACGAACTCGCTGGCGGCGGTGCCGGCCTTCCGGTGGGTCTTCGGCTGTTCAGCCGTTTCCGGCTCAATGATCGCCGGGTACTACGACCGTACCGGATACCCGAACATGTACACGGGCCCGACCGGGAGCGGCGTCATCCCACTAGCAGAAGATCCCGGCTGGGGGCGATGGACCGACGCTATCGGTGACGAGTATCCCAACAACCCGCTCATCGCGTCCCACATGGGGGTCGACGGCAGAACCACCCGGGGCTCCATCGACGATTACTGGATCTCATACCTGAGCAACCGGAGTGATCCTTATGTTTCGAGCTGGACAGAACACTCCTGGGGGGACTCGGTCGGTGACTACATGAAGACCAGCCAGTCCGCCTACAACAACGTCGACGGTTCCACCTCGTTCTACTATATCAACTCGGCAACACCGCTTACCTGCGCCGCCATGGAGGTCTACCACGAGGCAGACCTGGACGGCACCTATGGAAGGAAACTCTTTTACGAGGCTCGGGGATACACGGTCACCGACTGCTACACACAAATGACCGACAACGCGCACGCAGGAGGATTCTCGTTTGCCCAGTACAAGGCAGAGATCGACGCCGGACGCCCGGTGCTGCTCAACTTGAAAGGACATTCCATCGTCGGGGTGGGCTACGAGGACCCAAACACGGTACACCTCCACGACACCTGGGATAACAGCTCCCACAGCATGACGTGGGGGGGAAGCTACTCGGGCATGGCCCTTTGGGGGGTGAGTATCGTGAATCTTGCCTCCACGACGGGCACCCCGAACATATCCGTCTCGCCCAGTTCGTACGATTTTTTCACCCGGAACCTGAACACTACGACTGCCCAGACGTTCACTGTTTCCAATACCGGGACGGGGCCCCTTACCGTGGGGACAGTATCGCTTTCGGGAGCCGCCGACTTCAAGATTGCAACCGACAACTGTTCAGGGGTAACCGTATCGCCTGCCGCGAACTGCACGGTCCAGGTAACGTTCACCCCGACCGCCGTTGGACCACTATCCGCTATCTTGACCATCCCCTCTGATGATCCTAATGGAACAGTCAACGTCTCCATCAGCGGCAGCGGAGCGAACCTGCTCCCGGATCTTTACGGAGCGTGGTCCAAGGTGGCCAAGACTCAAAAACGCGGCAGTTACACGGTCTCCGGCACGCTAACTACCTTCAATTCAGGGACCGCAAGCGCCAGCAATATAACGGTGAAGGTGTATCTCTCCATGAACGATACACTTTCCAACGATGACACGCTGATCGGGACGTACAGGATCAACAGCATCGTGGCCGGCGCGAACAAGGCTATTTCAATCCGCTACGCTACGGGAACGACAAACCCCGGCAACCATTACCTGATTGGCGTCATAGACCCTGCCAACGCCATAACGGAAATTAGCGAGTCGAACAATACCGCTACCGTCATCATCCCATAA
- a CDS encoding M20 family metallopeptidase: MNTKTASPSDRVLNNLGQLIPDLEALYKEVHAHPELSMQETRTAALAADWLVSAGYEVTTGVGKTGVVGLLRNGEGPTVMLRADMDALPIKEGTDLSYASQETTADTEGKVVPVGHMCGHDMHVAWLAGAASLFAQERNAWQGTLMVVFQPGEETAQGAQAMIDDGLLARFPRPVVVLGQHVMLGAAGDVAGSAGPITSAADSLQIKLFGRGAHGSMPQASVDPVVMAASIVLRLQTIVSREVAATEAAVVTIGVVQAGTKENVIPDDAIIKLNVRTFDAGVRERVLAAIERIVNAEAAASGAPRSPEITPLDQYPLNVNDEAASQRIAEAFRTHFSPERVHHTGPAPASEDFGCFGTAWRVPSVFWFVGGTDRENYAKAKEAGTLNKLPVNHSPQFAPVLHPTLETGVEAMVVAALAWLAS; this comes from the coding sequence ATGAACACAAAGACAGCAAGTCCCTCTGATCGTGTCCTGAACAATCTCGGCCAACTGATCCCCGACCTGGAAGCACTCTACAAGGAAGTGCATGCCCATCCCGAGTTGTCGATGCAAGAAACGCGAACGGCTGCGCTGGCGGCGGACTGGCTTGTCAGTGCAGGTTACGAGGTGACGACCGGTGTCGGCAAAACGGGAGTGGTAGGCCTGCTCCGCAACGGGGAAGGGCCGACGGTGATGCTGCGTGCCGACATGGATGCACTACCTATTAAAGAGGGAACCGATCTTTCCTACGCGAGCCAGGAGACCACGGCAGATACAGAAGGAAAAGTCGTGCCGGTCGGACACATGTGTGGCCATGATATGCATGTTGCCTGGCTCGCCGGCGCCGCCTCCTTGTTCGCCCAGGAACGCAATGCCTGGCAAGGGACGTTGATGGTGGTCTTCCAGCCTGGCGAGGAGACGGCGCAGGGAGCCCAGGCTATGATCGACGATGGCCTCCTCGCCCGTTTTCCCCGACCCGTTGTGGTGCTTGGGCAGCACGTCATGCTTGGAGCGGCCGGTGATGTCGCCGGAAGTGCCGGTCCCATAACCTCGGCGGCTGACAGCCTTCAAATCAAGCTGTTCGGCCGCGGTGCCCACGGATCGATGCCGCAAGCCAGCGTTGATCCCGTGGTCATGGCCGCGAGCATCGTCCTGCGGCTTCAGACTATCGTTTCTCGTGAGGTGGCCGCGACCGAGGCCGCGGTCGTCACGATCGGCGTCGTGCAAGCCGGCACGAAGGAGAACGTCATACCTGACGATGCGATCATAAAGCTGAACGTTCGGACATTCGATGCCGGTGTGCGCGAGCGAGTGCTGGCTGCCATCGAACGTATTGTCAACGCCGAAGCGGCAGCTTCAGGTGCCCCTCGGAGTCCGGAGATCACGCCCCTGGACCAGTATCCGCTCAATGTGAACGACGAGGCGGCAAGCCAACGGATCGCCGAAGCCTTCCGCACTCATTTCTCCCCGGAGCGCGTGCACCACACCGGGCCGGCGCCGGCAAGCGAGGACTTCGGCTGTTTCGGCACGGCCTGGCGCGTGCCGTCGGTCTTCTGGTTTGTCGGTGGCACCGACAGGGAAAACTATGCAAAGGCGAAAGAGGCCGGAACGCTGAATAAACTGCCGGTCAACCATAGTCCTCAATTCGCGCCTGTGCTCCATCCAACCTTGGAAACCGGTGTCGAGGCCATGGTCGTTGCGGCGCTGGCGTGGCTGGCGTCATAG
- a CDS encoding trimeric intracellular cation channel family protein, with protein MATLLLVLDLTGTFVFALSGATAGIKRRLDLFGVLVLSFAAGNAGGIARDLLIDATPPAAISNWYYLAVSLLAGIVTFWRPSVIDRLRNPVLLFDAAGLGLFAVAGTQKALVFGLNPAMAAVLGMLTGIGGGMSRDVLLTEVPTVLRSDIYAVAALAGAVVVVIGSAFRLPAPAVTIAGAVLCFGLRLMAIRWGWHLPIASEPKQPEPPGSKKKKGDDATKR; from the coding sequence ATGGCAACACTTCTCCTGGTGCTTGATCTCACGGGTACGTTTGTTTTCGCGCTGAGCGGAGCGACGGCTGGGATAAAACGCCGCCTCGACCTGTTCGGGGTCCTGGTCCTGTCGTTTGCGGCAGGCAATGCCGGAGGCATAGCCCGCGACTTGTTGATCGATGCTACGCCACCGGCAGCGATCAGCAACTGGTACTACCTGGCGGTGTCGCTGCTTGCAGGAATAGTGACCTTTTGGCGTCCTTCCGTCATCGACCGTTTGCGCAACCCGGTACTCCTGTTCGACGCCGCGGGACTGGGGCTCTTCGCTGTTGCCGGCACGCAGAAAGCTCTCGTATTCGGTCTCAACCCGGCCATGGCAGCGGTGCTCGGCATGCTGACCGGGATCGGGGGCGGCATGAGCCGCGACGTGCTCCTGACCGAGGTTCCCACCGTATTGCGTTCCGATATTTATGCAGTGGCGGCTCTGGCTGGTGCCGTCGTGGTTGTGATTGGCTCTGCGTTTCGGTTGCCTGCGCCGGCGGTGACGATTGCGGGTGCGGTTCTCTGTTTCGGGCTACGGCTCATGGCTATCCGCTGGGGCTGGCATCTACCGATCGCCAGCGAACCCAAGCAACCGGAACCGCCTGGGTCGAAGAAAAAGAAGGGTGACGACGCAACCAAGCGCTGA
- a CDS encoding phospholipid scramblase-related protein, producing the protein MLDLLLQEQSVVIKQRKELIELLSFESRNKYEILTVHGAQIGFAAEQQKGLMGTLLRQIVGHWRSFDINIYGVDRVLKFVASHPFRIFFQRLEIRDALGREIGHLERELSIFDKAFRLINSKGKNICEMRSSIFKVWTFPFMRNGVEIARITKKWGGAMTEVFLDSDTFLLEFMDRNLNGEDRVVLLNAAIMIDLLYFENNQGVDITDFLSVPGGRS; encoded by the coding sequence ATGCTTGACTTACTTTTGCAAGAACAATCAGTTGTCATTAAGCAACGAAAAGAACTGATAGAGTTACTGTCTTTTGAATCCCGTAATAAATACGAAATATTAACCGTGCATGGAGCACAAATTGGTTTTGCTGCTGAACAGCAAAAAGGTTTGATGGGAACGCTATTACGCCAGATAGTCGGGCATTGGCGCAGTTTTGATATCAACATCTATGGAGTTGATCGCGTTCTTAAATTTGTGGCATCGCATCCATTTCGTATTTTTTTTCAACGCCTTGAGATTCGGGATGCTCTTGGAAGAGAAATTGGACATTTAGAACGTGAACTTAGCATATTTGACAAAGCATTTCGTTTGATAAATAGCAAGGGGAAAAATATATGTGAAATGCGTTCAAGCATTTTTAAGGTTTGGACCTTTCCATTTATGAGAAATGGGGTCGAAATAGCACGCATTACAAAAAAGTGGGGCGGAGCTATGACTGAAGTCTTCCTTGATTCGGATACTTTTTTGCTAGAGTTCATGGATCGCAATCTAAACGGCGAGGACCGAGTTGTGTTGCTCAATGCTGCTATCATGATCGATCTTTTGTACTTCGAAAATAATCAGGGAGTGGATATAACCGACTTCTTGTCAGTACCAGGGGGACGTTCTTGA